From Gemmatimonadota bacterium, one genomic window encodes:
- a CDS encoding molecular chaperone TorD family protein — MATRPLEPRALELLAELLEYPTPNVASAAAGAARMLAPACPEAAARVNHFAAWAEQTPPAELEEVYAAAFELNPMYCLYVGHHLFGESYQRSRFLVELRARYRETGISEGTELPDHLSLLLRYLAHERGPEADELIREALVPALAVMARERAGTDAERDSHSARGREAYVELLEALRLVLDDGATSADTPPATAPRRLELPVLQP, encoded by the coding sequence ATGGCGACGCGACCCCTCGAGCCTCGCGCACTCGAGCTGCTCGCCGAGCTGCTGGAGTACCCGACCCCGAATGTGGCCTCGGCAGCAGCCGGCGCCGCCCGCATGCTGGCACCCGCCTGCCCGGAGGCGGCCGCGCGGGTGAACCACTTCGCGGCCTGGGCCGAGCAGACGCCGCCGGCGGAGCTGGAGGAGGTCTACGCCGCCGCCTTCGAGCTGAATCCCATGTATTGCCTGTACGTCGGCCATCACCTATTCGGCGAGAGCTACCAGCGCAGCCGTTTCCTGGTCGAGCTGCGGGCCCGCTATCGGGAGACGGGCATCTCGGAAGGCACCGAGCTGCCCGACCACTTGAGCCTGCTGCTCCGCTACCTCGCGCACGAGCGTGGGCCGGAAGCAGACGAGCTGATCCGCGAGGCACTGGTCCCGGCGCTGGCAGTCATGGCCCGCGAGCGTGCCGGGACCGATGCCGAGCGCGACTCGCACTCCGCCCGCGGCCGGGAGGCGTACGTCGAGCTGCTCGAGGCGCTCCGACTGGTGCTGGACGACGGGGCCACCAGCGCGGATACGCCGCCCGCCACGGCGCCACGCCGGCTGGAACTGCCGGTGCTGCAACCGTAG